The sequence ATCCCCAAAACCCCCACCTACTTTACATAATTTTTTGAGGATATTTGTCGATTGAGAAAACGCCCTATTTCAACACTTTTCCACGATATCCACAATAGGCTGTGTACAACTCAGTGGATATGTGCACATCTCTGTTGATAACCTGTAAATTTCCAGGATAAGCTTTCGATCGAAATTTTATAAACAATACAAAAACAATAAAAAATAACAATTGAGTTTTTTCTAAAATGTCGCTATCATACAATTATAGCATTCCTGCCCTCGAGTGGCAGTTCAGACAGGTGATGAGATGAAAAAACGAATTTGGCTGACTATCGGTGGTCTAGTCATCTTGATCAGTGGCAGCGTGCTTCTGTTCGCCGGCCTGTTTTACAATCCGCTGCTGTTTGCGGTGGAGGAGCAGACGATGCGCAAGACGGAGTGGGAAGCGCTGCGCCCGTCCCTATTCGCCGGGCTGAACTACAGCCGGGAAGAAGAGCAGAACCTGCTTCAGCAGCGCAGTTTGGAAGAGCTCGTCCTGTTCAAAGGGCGGGAGCTCGGCATCACCGCAGACGAAGCGGCGGTCGCCAAGCAGCTCGAACAGCTCGGGACCACACCGGCCGACCGCGCCGCCGTTTTGAAGGATCTGCACATGACAGAGGAAGATGCCAAGAACAACTATCGCCGCGCCTTGGTCGGTTTTGAGTTGAAGAAGCGCATGACGCAAGACATGAAGGTCACCGAGGAAGAAATGCTCGCGTACTACAACGAGAACAAAATGAACTTCTACGTACCTGAGTTCCGCACGATTCGCTATCTGCGCGCCAAAGCGGACGATGCGGCGACCGTCTCGCGAATGAAAGGGATCACCGCCGCCAGCTTTCAGACGGTGATCGAGCAGTTCCAGATCGATCCGAACGGC comes from Tumebacillus sp. BK434 and encodes:
- a CDS encoding peptidyl-prolyl cis-trans isomerase — protein: MISGSVLLFAGLFYNPLLFAVEEQTMRKTEWEALRPSLFAGLNYSREEEQNLLQQRSLEELVLFKGRELGITADEAAVAKQLEQLGTTPADRAAVLKDLHMTEEDAKNNYRRALVGFELKKRMTQDMKVTEEEMLAYYNENKMNFYVPEFRTIRYLRAKADDAATVSRMKGITAASFQTVIEQFQIDPNGRMHAWEELASQAAFAQNTSEQLAAFAFAQPKGKVAGPVQDGEWIYWLNIEDTTEPHQQTYQESRQKIYSLLYQEKQANQFRSWIEAQKEPAGYGVYPDNLTASRWEAFWSDLPHNFRLLF